A window of the Thermoleophilia bacterium SCSIO 60948 genome harbors these coding sequences:
- a CDS encoding GNAT family N-acetyltransferase encodes MRAEAVAAPAIRRESIDGDVERIGDLHRRLYLEEYGLGESFVDDVEIAARRAFERGWPTEREGAWLVEPADGAGAHLLGAAALLDEAGGAVGTVRWVCLDPRLRGHGLGRRLIGEAVASARSHGYERLELGTFSDLTAAAAIYRSLGFRVTREETGHRWGRTLTYQRYELDLSSPPPS; translated from the coding sequence TTGCGCGCTGAAGCCGTAGCGGCGCCCGCGATCCGTCGCGAGTCGATCGACGGCGACGTCGAGCGGATCGGCGACCTCCACCGCCGCCTCTACCTCGAGGAGTACGGGCTCGGCGAGAGCTTCGTGGACGATGTCGAGATCGCCGCACGGCGGGCCTTCGAGCGCGGCTGGCCGACCGAGCGTGAGGGCGCGTGGCTCGTCGAACCCGCGGATGGCGCCGGCGCGCATCTGCTCGGCGCGGCCGCCCTGCTCGACGAGGCCGGCGGCGCGGTCGGCACGGTCCGCTGGGTGTGTCTCGATCCCCGGTTGCGCGGTCACGGGCTCGGTCGGCGGCTGATCGGAGAGGCCGTCGCGAGCGCGCGCTCGCACGGCTACGAGCGACTCGAGCTCGGAACGTTCAGCGATCTGACGGCGGCCGCGGCGATCTACCGCTCGCTCGGCTTCCGGGTGACGCGCGAGGAGACCGGCCACCGCTGGGGCCGCACGCTCACCTACCAGCGCTACGAGCTCGACCTATCGAGCCCGCCACCGAGCTGA
- a CDS encoding YnfA family protein, translating into MDTLRSIALFGVAAIAEIGGAYLVWLAVRDGRGWPLALAGGAALFAYGFFATLQPDPNFGRILAAYGGVFVVGSLAWGVVFDGFRPDRFDLIGAALCLVGVVVIMYAPRG; encoded by the coding sequence GTGGACACGCTTCGTTCCATCGCCCTCTTCGGCGTCGCCGCGATCGCGGAGATCGGGGGCGCCTATCTCGTCTGGCTCGCGGTTCGTGACGGTCGCGGCTGGCCGCTCGCGCTCGCCGGCGGCGCAGCGCTCTTCGCCTACGGATTCTTCGCGACGCTGCAACCGGACCCGAACTTCGGCCGGATACTCGCGGCCTACGGCGGGGTCTTCGTGGTCGGATCCCTGGCGTGGGGCGTCGTCTTCGATGGCTTCAGGCCCGACCGCTTCGATCTGATCGGCGCGGCGCTGTGTCTGGTCGGCGTCGTCGTGATCATGTACGCGCCGCGCGGCTAA
- a CDS encoding GNAT family N-acetyltransferase, whose translation MAEPRPCSPDERDAILAIVNAAAEAYRGVIPADCWHEPYMPGSELDAEIEAGVRFWGIDGADARLDGVMGIQDVGDVTLIRHAYVRPDAQGAGVGRRLLGRLVGEARAPLLVGTWTAAEWAIRFYERNGFERCDPSRARELFERYWTLPERQVEASAVLELTASA comes from the coding sequence ATGGCCGAGCCTCGGCCGTGTTCGCCCGACGAGCGTGATGCGATCCTCGCGATCGTCAACGCGGCGGCCGAGGCCTACCGCGGGGTCATCCCGGCCGACTGCTGGCACGAGCCCTACATGCCCGGCTCCGAGCTCGACGCGGAGATCGAGGCGGGTGTGAGGTTCTGGGGGATCGACGGCGCCGACGCGCGACTCGACGGCGTGATGGGCATCCAGGACGTCGGCGACGTCACGCTGATCCGCCACGCCTACGTGCGCCCGGACGCGCAGGGCGCGGGCGTCGGGCGCCGGTTGCTCGGTCGCCTGGTGGGGGAGGCGAGGGCGCCACTGCTGGTCGGCACCTGGACGGCGGCCGAGTGGGCGATCCGCTTCTACGAGCGAAACGGCTTCGAGCGCTGCGACCCGAGCCGCGCCCGCGAGCTGTTCGAGCGCTACTGGACGCTCCCCGAGCGCCAGGTCGAGGCGTCGGCGGTGCTCGAGCTGACCGCGTCCGCCTGA